The DNA sequence TAAAATTTTCTATATGAGCCTATTCAACACCCCACATGTAACGAACATTTCTATTCTTACTAACTTAACGAACAATCAATTTTTAAATAATTCATGGAAATGTATCTATCTTTTAGAAATAAAATTTGGAGGACAATATTATGGGTAAAAAATCTAAAGAAAGCTATAGACAACTCATTCAACAAAACCGTAACTTTAAAAATCTTTTACTAGGACAAACTACGAGTGTGTTAGGCGATTGGTTTAATATGATTGCACAGCTGGGACTTGTATATGGAATTACTCAATCTCCACTTTATGTTTCACTAACATTTCTAAGTAAAGGCCTACCACAATTACTAATTAGTCCATTTGCTGGCGTACTCGTTGATAAGCTTGATAGAAAAAAAATCATGGTGACAGCAGATATATTAAGAGCGCTGCTCACATTAGGTTTATTATTTGCTGAGCAGTTTATTTGGATTGTGTTTATCGTAAATTTCTTCACTGCGGTTACTAGTGTGTTTTTTAATTCTTCACGACAAGGAGTCATCAAGGATGTAGTAGATGAGAAGGATCTTTACTTGGCTAATTCTTTATCTAGCACGGTTAGTGGGATTATTTCTATCATTGGTGCTTCTTTAGGTGGTTTAGTGTCTGGAATGTTCAGTAGTCATATAGCTTTTATCCTCAATAGTGTTTCTTTTCTCATTTCTGCTTATTTTATTCAAGCAACAACGATTCCAAAATATTGTGGTTTGCAGAATAAACTAAGTTTTATAGAAGATTTAAAAGATGGCTATCGATTTATCTATCAAACGCCAATTATATTAGGTGTTATACTTGTCGGTATTTCGTGGGGACTTATTGGCGGTGTGTATCAAATATTATTAACAGTTTATGGGGAGACTGTCTATCATGCGGGCGATATGGGAATAGGTATCTTATATGCTACACAAGGAATAGGGACGATTATTGGCGGATGGATTGTGAGTAGATTTGTTGGCAATCACAAAGAAAAAATGGTTT is a window from the Bacillus sp. SM2101 genome containing:
- a CDS encoding MFS transporter; amino-acid sequence: MGKKSKESYRQLIQQNRNFKNLLLGQTTSVLGDWFNMIAQLGLVYGITQSPLYVSLTFLSKGLPQLLISPFAGVLVDKLDRKKIMVTADILRALLTLGLLFAEQFIWIVFIVNFFTAVTSVFFNSSRQGVIKDVVDEKDLYLANSLSSTVSGIISIIGASLGGLVSGMFSSHIAFILNSVSFLISAYFIQATTIPKYCGLQNKLSFIEDLKDGYRFIYQTPIILGVILVGISWGLIGGVYQILLTVYGETVYHAGDMGIGILYATQGIGTIIGGWIVSRFVGNHKEKMVLYFGVAYLFQGIFFTLFASSSVFIIGITFLLFMRIAGGIIIPLDTTLIQMNTPTDKIGKVFSLHYSLFGALIQLSMFFAGILLEFIPPNIIGTSFGIICIVVSLIWLLMFKRLIKSVSNAESSIAIKNLEK